Proteins encoded within one genomic window of Kibdelosporangium phytohabitans:
- a CDS encoding adenylosuccinate synthase, producing the protein MPAIVVIGAQWGDEGKGKATDLFGDRVQWVVRYQGGNNAGHTVVLPDGQNFALHLIPSGILSPSVNNVIGNGVVVDPGVLLEELSGLEARGVDTGKLLISADAHLIMPYHVAIDKVTERYLGKAKIGTTGRGIGPCYQDKVARVGVRVQDLLDEKIMRQKVDAALDFKNQVLVKVYNHRALDPNQVVDTVLEQGSKFLSRIADTRLLLNQALERGENVLLEGSQGTLLDVDHGTYPFVTSSNPTSGGASAGSGIGPTRITTVIGILKAYTTRVGSGPFPTELTDEMGENLRKQGGEFGVTTGRSRRTGWFDAVIARYAARVNGITDYFLTKLDVLSGLDTVPICVGYEVDGRRVGDMPMTQTDVHHAIPVYEEMPGWWEDISQCREFGELPANARAYVERLEELSGARVSAIGVGPGRDQTIVRHELVR; encoded by the coding sequence ATGCCGGCCATCGTGGTCATCGGCGCCCAATGGGGCGACGAAGGTAAAGGCAAGGCAACCGACCTGTTCGGTGACCGCGTCCAGTGGGTCGTCCGCTACCAAGGCGGCAACAACGCCGGGCACACCGTGGTTCTTCCCGACGGGCAGAACTTCGCGTTGCACCTGATCCCGTCCGGGATCCTCTCGCCGAGCGTGAACAACGTGATCGGCAACGGCGTGGTGGTCGACCCCGGTGTCCTGCTGGAGGAGCTGTCCGGGCTGGAGGCGCGCGGTGTCGACACCGGCAAGCTGCTGATCTCCGCCGACGCGCACCTGATCATGCCGTACCACGTGGCGATCGATAAGGTCACCGAGCGTTACCTCGGCAAGGCCAAGATCGGCACGACCGGTCGCGGCATCGGCCCGTGCTACCAGGACAAGGTGGCCCGCGTCGGCGTGCGCGTGCAGGACCTGCTCGACGAGAAGATCATGCGCCAGAAGGTCGACGCGGCACTGGACTTCAAGAACCAGGTGCTGGTCAAGGTCTACAACCACCGCGCGCTCGACCCCAACCAGGTCGTGGACACCGTGCTGGAGCAGGGCAGCAAGTTCCTCAGCCGGATCGCCGACACCCGCCTGCTGCTCAACCAGGCGCTCGAGCGCGGCGAGAACGTGCTGCTGGAGGGCTCGCAGGGCACCCTGCTGGACGTCGACCACGGCACGTACCCGTTCGTCACCTCGTCGAACCCGACCTCCGGTGGCGCGTCGGCGGGCTCCGGCATCGGCCCGACCCGGATCACCACGGTGATCGGCATCCTGAAGGCGTACACCACGCGCGTGGGTTCCGGGCCGTTCCCGACCGAGCTGACCGACGAGATGGGCGAGAACCTGCGCAAGCAGGGCGGCGAGTTCGGTGTCACCACCGGGCGTTCGCGGCGCACCGGCTGGTTCGACGCGGTGATCGCGCGGTACGCCGCCAGGGTCAACGGCATCACCGACTACTTCCTGACCAAGCTGGACGTGCTGTCCGGTTTGGACACCGTGCCGATCTGCGTCGGGTACGAAGTGGACGGCCGCAGGGTCGGCGACATGCCGATGACGCAGACCGACGTGCACCACGCCATCCCGGTGTACGAGGAGATGCCGGGCTGGTGGGAGGACATCAGCCAGTGCCGGGAGTTCGGTGAACTCCCGGCGAACGCACGGGCGTACGTCGAACGGTTGGAGGAGTTGTCGGGCGCCAGGGTTTCGGCGATCGGCGTCGGCCCCGGCCGCGACCAGACGATCGTGCGGCACGAACTGGTGCGCTGA
- a CDS encoding alcohol dehydrogenase catalytic domain-containing protein, giving the protein MRVIRVHEFGGADVLEVGEAERPEPGEGQVLVAVEVAAVLFADTLLRRGAVPSWAMPYVPGFEIGGEVVEAEDQALVGKRVVARTTGFQGGYGEFALADHVHLVPDGLPIEQAVAVFGGGDMATGLLDVMRVGEGDTLLVTAAAGRIGLMLVQLARVRGARVIGVTSPDKLAAVKEFGADAVTYDDEDWGRPTVVLDSVGGEIGKRAVAVAQDRAGLYGYASGGWPELDTPLIAQRGLTVVGASGVLQRRTPQQQRADAEQALHSGLTAKIHAVYPLERAAEAHTDLERRRNTGAVLLRLR; this is encoded by the coding sequence ATGCGAGTGATCCGGGTCCACGAGTTCGGCGGCGCCGACGTGCTGGAAGTCGGCGAGGCCGAACGGCCCGAGCCGGGTGAGGGGCAGGTTCTCGTCGCGGTCGAGGTCGCGGCGGTCCTGTTCGCGGACACGTTGCTGCGGCGCGGTGCGGTGCCGTCGTGGGCGATGCCGTACGTCCCCGGCTTCGAGATCGGCGGCGAGGTGGTCGAGGCCGAGGACCAGGCACTTGTCGGCAAGCGCGTGGTGGCCAGGACAACTGGTTTTCAAGGCGGGTACGGGGAGTTCGCGCTGGCCGACCACGTGCACCTGGTGCCGGACGGCCTGCCGATCGAGCAGGCGGTGGCCGTGTTCGGCGGTGGGGACATGGCGACCGGCCTGCTGGACGTGATGCGCGTCGGTGAGGGCGACACGCTCCTGGTCACCGCCGCGGCAGGCCGGATCGGCCTGATGCTGGTCCAGTTGGCACGGGTTCGTGGTGCCCGCGTGATCGGTGTGACCAGCCCGGACAAGCTGGCCGCGGTCAAGGAGTTCGGCGCGGATGCCGTCACGTACGACGACGAGGACTGGGGCCGGCCCACCGTGGTCCTCGACTCGGTCGGCGGCGAAATCGGCAAGCGAGCCGTCGCCGTCGCCCAGGACCGCGCCGGGCTCTACGGCTACGCCTCAGGAGGATGGCCCGAGCTCGACACGCCGTTGATCGCGCAGCGCGGGCTGACCGTCGTCGGCGCGTCCGGCGTGCTCCAGCGCCGCACGCCGCAGCAGCAACGCGCGGATGCCGAGCAGGCGCTGCACAGCGGCCTGACCGCGAAGATCCACGCCGTTTACCCACTTGAGCGGGCCGCTGAGGCTCATACCGACCTCGAACGGCGCCGGAACACCGGAGCCGTGCTCCTGCGGCTCAGATGA
- a CDS encoding TetR/AcrR family transcriptional regulator produces MSQENLRVRRTRILLRDALVDLIDERGFDRITVGELTTRAMVSRAAFYRNYRDKYHLAEQVFDDALTALMATAPEDVPQRWTEFFDHVATYERLYKALLSRKAGTWFADMMRAKMASVSAHHLTGKDGNDLAPTVVGAVAVQAITWWLLHDRPCSAGEIADRTAEMMRAIIDVELRHPS; encoded by the coding sequence TTGTCTCAGGAGAACCTGCGGGTGCGCCGAACCCGGATCTTGTTGCGCGACGCACTGGTCGACCTGATCGACGAACGCGGCTTCGACCGGATCACCGTCGGTGAGCTCACCACGCGCGCGATGGTCAGCCGGGCCGCGTTCTACCGGAACTACCGCGACAAGTACCACCTCGCCGAGCAGGTCTTCGACGACGCGCTCACCGCGCTGATGGCCACCGCGCCGGAGGACGTGCCGCAGCGCTGGACGGAGTTCTTCGACCACGTCGCCACCTACGAGCGGCTCTACAAGGCGTTGCTGAGCCGCAAAGCGGGCACGTGGTTCGCCGACATGATGCGCGCGAAGATGGCGTCCGTCAGCGCGCACCACCTGACTGGGAAAGATGGCAACGACTTGGCGCCGACCGTTGTCGGGGCGGTCGCGGTGCAGGCCATCACCTGGTGGCTGCTGCACGATCGTCCCTGTTCAGCGGGGGAGATCGCGGACCGGACCGCCGAGATGATGCGCGCGATCATCGACGTCGAGTTACGGCATCCGTCGTAG
- a CDS encoding HNH endonuclease family protein, giving the protein MIAKSALRALLLVVALLLGTAVAAWATPPGIPSAATARTQLNGLTVAPDGPSTGYNRDLFPHWSTVSGSCNTREEVLKRDGTNVVVDTSCAATSGKWFSPYDGATWSAAADVDIDHVVPLSNAWKTGARSWTTSKRQQFANDLSSPQLIAVTDDVNQAKGDKSPDVWKPPLTSYHCTYARMWIGSKHKWALTVNSAEKSALTSMLGSC; this is encoded by the coding sequence ATGATCGCCAAAAGTGCCTTACGGGCCCTGCTCCTCGTCGTCGCACTGCTGCTCGGCACGGCAGTCGCGGCATGGGCGACACCGCCAGGCATTCCCAGCGCAGCCACCGCACGTACCCAGCTCAACGGGCTGACAGTGGCTCCGGACGGACCGAGCACCGGCTACAACCGCGACCTCTTCCCGCACTGGAGCACCGTTTCCGGCTCGTGCAACACCAGAGAAGAAGTGCTCAAGCGCGACGGGACCAACGTCGTCGTCGACACCTCCTGCGCCGCCACGTCAGGCAAGTGGTTCAGCCCGTATGACGGCGCCACCTGGTCGGCCGCGGCCGACGTCGACATCGACCACGTCGTGCCGCTGTCCAACGCGTGGAAGACCGGCGCGAGATCGTGGACGACGTCGAAGCGCCAGCAGTTCGCCAACGACCTGTCCAGCCCGCAGCTGATCGCGGTGACCGACGACGTCAACCAGGCGAAGGGCGACAAGTCACCGGACGTGTGGAAGCCACCGCTCACGTCCTACCACTGCACGTACGCCCGGATGTGGATCGGCTCGAAGCACAAGTGGGCGCTGACCGTGAACTCGGCGGAGAAGTCCGCGCTGACCTCGATGCTCGGCAGCTGCTAG
- a CDS encoding DUF3151 domain-containing protein, translating into MSNNLLGPEPTLLPERAEQQAAIESGKDAAEVAAAWPDFSEAWAALAEQALEKGEHVAAYAYARTGYHRGLDQLRRNGWKGFGPVPWSHRPNQGFLRALAALGKAANAIGETEEYDRVRKFIEDSDPAAPQI; encoded by the coding sequence ATGTCGAACAACCTGCTTGGCCCCGAACCCACGCTGCTGCCCGAACGTGCTGAGCAGCAGGCCGCCATCGAGTCGGGCAAGGACGCGGCCGAGGTCGCCGCTGCCTGGCCGGACTTCAGCGAGGCCTGGGCTGCGCTGGCCGAGCAGGCCCTCGAGAAGGGCGAGCACGTCGCCGCGTACGCCTACGCCCGCACCGGCTACCACCGCGGCCTGGACCAGTTGCGCCGCAACGGCTGGAAGGGTTTCGGCCCCGTCCCGTGGAGCCACCGCCCCAACCAGGGGTTCCTGCGGGCACTGGCGGCGCTGGGCAAAGCCGCCAACGCCATCGGTGAGACCGAGGAGTACGACCGGGTCCGCAAGTTCATCGAGGACTCCGACCCGGCCGCGCCCCAGATCTGA